The Corvus hawaiiensis isolate bCorHaw1 chromosome 10, bCorHaw1.pri.cur, whole genome shotgun sequence genome includes a window with the following:
- the IGSF10 gene encoding immunoglobulin superfamily member 10 encodes MGAPRRERPRWLGTLLAACLATLPGISACPRPCACHGSAELHCTFRYFTAVPPRIPPDAQRINLGYNSLRKLSPTDFAGLEKLELLMLHSNEINMIPEKVFSDLRSLQVLKMSYNKVRVLQQDVFYGLNSLVRLHMDHNQIEFVNPNVFYGLTSLRLVHLDGNLLQQLHPDTFVTLRYSQIFKISFLKHISLSDNVLTSLPQEMFSYMSELESIYLHGNPWSCDCSLQGFAEWAQERPDVIKCRKERSSGVHQCPVCASPKNHNGKSLVDLPSASFTCTKPVIHDSLKSRNLTVPDDGDFSFVSPKDLIAPIGSVVLNMTDQAGNRGNLVCNVQKPKEMSPISFDKNGNSTVLKTSFSAFLVCGIDYGHIQQLWSILALYSNSPLKLEQTGRTTDLPLISYKYKQIYSEKDELFTSIEADLQAEPAWLMQSKVSLQLDRTATTLSTLHIRYSTDAQISLPSDDKNQVRNNWAIISRDNSTQTEHTVLVGGTVELGCQAAGEPAPAMEWILADGSKVRAPHISEDGRIVVLKSGTLTLRTADVFDTGLYHCISTNRNDADALTFRITVLDPHVEHNGVNGAQLPTALGSTLHLPCTSTAAPDAAVTWVSPEHAILRQSVGNKHIFANGTLRIQGVTERDVGYFRCVAANQYGVDLLVFQVLMRQDETALKKNHGAVGEWEEGSGNELLHSAAAQRHPSATPATLTARGQSAASAASSQGAQSARQRNSHGKMPHWPYGDRTGRRFRGHRRQFVSSGRRVDPQRWAALLEKTKRNLTVTDKQEVATEPPIQVHKLSEEPEDEEEASGDLISPEEEFMIPATERPPVSALGRATELAITAGPEQTANPTPARNTSLLLTVSLTPLPSPLPHTVAPGSKRPQTYPSPTDSWERSDLSQIPANGVKQSSVSSGTSTLFPAGQNSIYSGEVNNQHLKSASVTPTTEATGTSKAVTPQSTADKLHIFTESIDKVSTKPDPQVPVVTVNAPSAEFGPIYFHSTQKGGTPKPPLASTFTTRQQIRVIQDLPTHPPQLQQHHGRRRKISGRRRIVRPGRIPSMKEHRYNFGTPGSARGSTAVATGVQLNTNYVSNVPTVNNLSSSINPFSPEAPPSTMNMPLERPMGAHQNTAFPREEENKRSARQKAATTGTSVTAKDTATTATSGLGAMGLKPTGTLVTTPQTDTRLAKSKIFRVGGRRGQRKKRPPKAPAPQRVATVTAPAVPPSLTPAKPLPGSVSAVSMAKTSALWIPGTPEAPQHRPTAATQTSAMLGTWRNTQTATSLPGSLTAQSPIVALQTTPGTQRNTQLATSPPTSAAQTPTMGLQTSPWLDEPPGATSARPAAVRATSGPVPAQHIRATATAGEKSYLKMGEKNQAAQATFPARTVPSAPAAVTAPSTRHPSPLPAPTAAVPPAPSARASSPPRGDAGRQPEPPPKGTERGPTLQSPQIASPWGRDKDSSVSGWSERRDQETATIPNLITLGSASRNHFSKPRIVGGKLAAFTLLADSDAFIPCEATGNPLPIIQWTKISSGPDAPGRRGAGRWVVLANGTLSIARARPEDGGQYLCTAANAHGAARLLVTLSVVASPPRIAGGRQRLLTAHSGNTVAVACRAEGRPPPTISWLLANQTHLVPSSTGNDRAHVEPDGTLVIRAVTVYDRGLYTCLAKNPAGTDTLAVKLQVVAAPPTILEEKRQSVAGMMGESLKLPCTVQGNPQPSVHWVLPDGTVVKPLQLVHTRLFLFPNGTFHLGSIAPSDSGNYECIATSSTGSDRRVVSLVVERREVLPKIAIASQELTRLNFGERLLLNCTATGEPKPRIIWRLPSKAVVDQWHRMGSRIHVYPNGSLAIEAVTEKDAGDYLCVARNRIGDDLILMKVSITMKPAKIDHKQQFKKLVPYGKGFRVDCKASGSPTPEISWGLPDGTVVNNAMLADDSGHRSRRYVLFNNGTLYLNKAGVTEGGDYTCYAQNTLGRDEMKIHVTVIVAAPQIKHNYKTYITVTAGDTALLDCEAAGEPRAQIFWLLPSSEMISSSTDRHSLHANGSLSISHASLLDAGEYMCVARNPGGDDTKLYKLDVAAKPPIINGLYRNKTIMKVTAVRHSKKHIDCRAEGTPPPQIMWIMPDNIFLTAPYYGSRIVVHKNGTLEIRNIRPSDTADFICVARNDGGETVLVVQLEVTEMLRRPVFKNPFNEKIIVKPGKTITLNCSVDGNPPPDISWMLPNGTWFSSSIRTSQFFTGSNGTLTINNPERHQAGRYRCAARNKVGYIEKLMVLEVAQKPNILTRPAGLVKGVSGEPLSLHCLAEGSPKPRMVWTLPGGRVLDRPQVSGRYLLLENGTLVIGAASAHDAGNYVCRAHNDAGDSSLSIPVTVTAYAPRIVGRPPPAIHTMPGAAVQLHCVVLGIPKPEITWELPDRSTLSTARQGWGSGGELLHPTGTLLLQNPRPSNSGTYKCTARNALGTDTAVTYIHVI; translated from the exons CTACAACAGCCTGCGAAAGCTGAGCCCCACGGACTTTGCTGGCCTGGAGAAACTGGAGTTACTGATGCTGCACAGCAATGAGATCAACATGATCCCTGAGAAGGTGTTCAGTGATTTACGTTCACTGCAG GTCTTAAAAATGAGTTACAACAAGGTCAGAGTGCTTCAGCAGGATGTATTTTATGGCCTGAACAGCTTGGTACGGCTGCATATGGACCACAATCAAATCGAATTTGTGAATCCCAATGTTTTCTATGGACTCACTTCCTTGAGGTTGGTCCACCTGGATGGAAATTTACTTCAGCAGCTGCATCCAGACACTTTTGTCACCTTGCGCTATAgtcaaatattcaaaatatcctTCCTGAAGCACATCTCTCTGTCTGACAATGTGCTGACTTCACTTCCacaagaaatgttttcctaCATGTCAGAGCTCGAGAGCATTTACCTCCATGGAAACCCCTGGTCCTGTGATTGCAGCCTGCAGGGGTTTGCTGAGTGGGCACAGGAGAGGCCAG atGTTATAAAgtgcagaaaagagagaagttCTGGCGTCCATCAATGTCCAGTCTGTGCTAGTCCCAAAAATCATAATGGGAAAAGTTTAGTGGATCTTCCTTCTGCATCTTTCACCTGCACTAAGCCAGTCATCCATGACTCCCTGAAATCCAGAAACCTCACGGTGCCAGACGATGGGGATTTCAGTTTCGTGTCTCCCAAGGATCTAATAGCTCCGATAGGATCTGTGGTTTTGAATATGACTGACCAAGCAGGAAATCGAGGCAACTTGGTTTGCAATGTCCAGAAACCTAAAGAAATGTCTCCCATCTCATTTGACAAAAATGGCAACAGCACAGTCCTCAAAACCTCGTTCTCAGCATTCCTGGTGTGTGGCATCGATTATGGACACATCCAGCAGCTGTGGAGCATCCTGGCATTGTACAGCAATTCTCCCTTGAAACTGGAGCAAACTGGGCGGACAACTGACCTGCCTCTTATTAGCTACAAATATAAGCAGATCTACAGTGAGAAAGATGAACTTTTCACCAGTATTGAGGCTGACCTGCAAGCTGAGCCAGCCTGGCTGATGCAGAGCAaagtgtccctgcagctggacaggACAGCCACCACACTCAGCACGCTGCACATCCGCTACTCCACCGACGCCCAGATCAGTTTGCCCAGCGATGACAAAAACCAGGTGAGAAATAACTGGGCCATCATTTCCAGGGACAACAGCACCCAAACAGAGCACACTGTGCTAGTTGGGGGCACCGTGGAACTGGGGTGCCAGGCAGCTGGGGAGCCAGCTCCTGCCATGGAGTGGATATTGGCTGATGGCAGCAAAGTGCGAGCTCCCCATATCAGCGAGGATGGGAGAATCGTAGTCCTCAAAAGCGGGACGCTGACGCTGCGGACGGCTGACGTGTTTGACACGGGGCTCTATCACTGCATCAGCACCAACCGCAACGACGCCGACGCGCTCACGTTCCGGATTACGGTGCTGGATCCCCACGTGGAGCACAACGGAGTGAATGGAGCCCAGCTGCCGACGGCTCTCGGCAGCACGCTCCACCTTCCCTGCACATCCACGGCCGCTCCGGACGCTGCCGTTACCTGGGTGTCACCTGAGCACGCGATTCTTCGTCAGTCTGTAGGaaacaaacatatttttgcCAATGGCACCTTGAGAATACAAGGGGTGACGGAGCGAGATGTGGGCTACTTCCGATGTGTTGCAGCCAACCAGTACGGTGTCGATCTTCTGGTTTTCCAAGTGCTAATGAGACAGGATGAAACTGCTCTGAAGAAAAACCACGGAGCTGTGGGAGAGTGGGAAGAGGGCTCTGGCAATGAACTGCTGcactctgctgcagcacagagacaTCCCTCAGCCACTCCAGCCACCCTGACAGCTCGTGGGCAATCTGCTGCAtcagcagccagcagccagggcgCACAGAGCGCACGTCAGAGGAACAGCCACGGGAAAATGCCTCACTGGCCCTACGGAGACAGAACAGGCAGGCGGTTCAGGGGACACAGGAGACAGTTTGTTTCCTCAGGCAGGAGAGTTGATCCACAGCGCTGGGCAGCCTTGTTggagaaaacaaagaggaatTTGACAGTGACAGACAAACAAGAAGTTGCAACAGAACCACCCATTCAAGTCCATAAGCTCTCAGAGGAAcctgaggatgaggaggaggcaTCTGGTGATCTCATATCTCCAGAAGAAGAATTCATGATACCAGCAACAGAGAGACCCCCAGTAtctgctctgggcagagcaACAGAACTCGCAATCACTGCAGGGCCCGAGCAGACCGCGAACCCCACTCCTGCCAGGAACACCTccctcctgctcacagtgtcatTAACTCCCCTACCCTCACCTCTTCCACACACTGTGGCACCGGGCAGCAAAAGGCCACAAACATATCCAAGCCCTACAGACTCATGGGAAAGATCTGATTTGAGTCAAATACCAGCAAATGGTGTAAAACAATCAAGTGTATCAAGTGGAACATCCACACTCTTCCCTGCTGGGCAAAACTCAATATATTCTGGGGAAGTTAATAACCAGCATCTAAAATCTGCATCTGTGACACCCACGACAGAAGCTACAGGCACCAGCAAGGCTGTGACTCCCCAAAGCACAGCAGACAAGTTACATATTTTTACTGAGTCTATTGATAAGGTTTCCACCAAACCAGATCCCCAGGTCCCTGTGGTGACAGTCAATGCACCAAGCGCTGAATTTGGCCCCATTTATTTTCATAGTACTCAGAAAGGAGGAACCCCTAAGCCACCACTGGCCTCAACTTTCACCACTCGTCAGCAAATTCGGGTGATCCAGGACCTTCCAACTCAtccaccccagctccagcagcaccatggaAGACGAAGGAAAATTTCTGGTCGGAGACGAATTGTTAGACCAGGACGTATCCCAAGTATGAAAGAGCACCGCTACAATTTTGGGACACCAGGGTCTGCCCGAGGAAGTACAGCTGTGGCTACAGGTGTTCAACTGAATACGAACTATGTATCAAATGTACCAACCGTAAATAACTTAAGCAGTTCCATCAATCCATTTAGCCCAGAAGCACCCCCCTCCACCATGAATATGCCATTGGAGCGCCCCATGGGAGCCCATCAAAACACAGCATTccccagggaagaggaaaacaaacgTAGTGCAAGGCAAAAAGCTGCTACCACAGGCACATCTGTCACTGCAAAGGACACTGCCACTACTGCAACCAGCGGATTGGGTGCAATGGGTTTGAAGCCAACAGGTACACTCGTTACTACTCCTCAAACTGACACCAGACTCGCcaaaagtaaaatattcagagtgggaggaaggagaggtcAGAGGAAGAAGAGGCCTCCTAAAGCACCTGCCCCACAGCGTGTGGCTACAGTTACAGCGCCAGCTGTGCCTCCAAGCCTCACACCCGCAAAACCTCTACCAGGGAGCGTCAGTGCAGTCTCCATGGCCAAAACATCAGCACTGTGGATCCCTGGCACCCCCGAGGCACCGCAGCACAGGCCCACGGCAGCCACACAGACGTCAGCAATGCTGGGCACCTGGAGGAACACCCAGACAGCAACATCACTGCCTGGCAGTCTgactgctcagagccccatcgtGGCACTCCAAACCACACCAGGCACACAGAGGAACACCCAGCTGGCCACATCACCACCCACTAGTGCTGCCCAGACCCCCACCATGGGTCTCCAAACCTCACCATGGCTGGACGAGCCTCCTGGTGCCACAAGTGCCCGACCTGCTGCAGTCAGGGCCACATCAGGGCCAGTACCTGCTCAGCACATCAGAGCCACTGCCACGGCAGGAGAAAAATCCTACCtgaaaatgggggagaaaaACCAGGCAGCACAGGCCACATTCCCAGCAAGAACCGTGCCAAGCGCTCCCGCTGCAGtcactgctcccagcactcggcacccctctcctctgccagccccgACCGCAGCCGTGCCACCTGCACCGAGCGCCAGAGCCTCCTCGCCTCCGCGGGGGGATGCCGGACGCCAGCCCGAGCCACCTCCCAAAGGCACAGAGCGGGGGCCCACACTGCAGTCACCACAGATCGCATCTCCGTGGGGCAGGGACAAGGACAGCTCTGTCAGTGGCTGGTCTGAAAGAAGAGATCAAGAAACTGCCACCATCCCCAATCTCATCACCTTAGGTTCTGCAAGCAGAAACCATTTTTCAAAGCCCAGAATAGTCGGAGGGAAATTGGCTGCTTTCACTCTGCTGGCGGATTCCGATGCCTTTATTCCTTGTGAAGCTACTGGGAATCCCCTTCCAATAATACAGTGGACAAAGATATCATCAG GGCCCGATGCTCCGGGACGCCGCGGTGCCGGCCGGTGGGTGGTGCTGGCCAACGGGACGCTGTCCATCGCCCGGGCGCGGCCGGAGGACGGCGGGCAGTACCTGTGCACGGCGGCCAACGCGCACGGCGCGGCCCGGCTCCTGGTCACCCTGTCCGTGGTGGCCAGCCCGCCCCGCATCGCCGGCGGCCGGCAGCGGCTGCTCACCGCGCACTCCGGGAACACCGTGGCAGTGGCGTGCAGGGCAGAGGGCAGGCCCCCTCCCACCATCTCCTGGCTTCTGGCAAATCAAACCCACCTCGTCCCCTCCTCCACGGGAAACGACAGAGCTCACGTGGAACCGGACGGCACTTTAGTGATCCGGGCAGTCACTGTGTACGACAGGGGCCTCTACACGTGCCTGGCCAAAAACCCTGCGGGCACCGACACGCTGGCTGTGAAACTGCAGGTCGTTGCAGCCCCTCCCACCATCCTGGAGGAGAAGAGACAGAGCGTGGCAGGAATGATGGGGGAAAGCCTGAAACTCCCTTGCACAGTGCAAGGGAACCCTCAGCCCAGCGTGCACTGGGTCCTCCCTGACGGCACGGTGGTGAAACCTCTGCAGTTGGTACACACGAGGCTGTTCCTGTTCCCCAACGGCACCTTCCACCTGGGCAGCATCGCCCCTTCCGACAGCGGCAACTACGAGTGCATAGCCACGAGCTCCACGGGCTCGGACAGGAGGGTGGTCAGCCTCGTGGTGGAGCGCAGAGAAGTACTTCCAAAAATAGCCATCGCCTCTCAAGAACTGACTCGGCTGAACTTTGGGGAGAGGTTGCTTCTGAACTGTACAGCAACTGGGGAGCCCAAGCCCAGGATAATCTGGAGGTTGCCCTCCAAGGCTGTTGTGGACCAGTGGCACAG AATGGGAAGTCGGATCCATGTCTACCCCAATGGATCCCTGGCTATTGAGGCAGTTACAGAAAAAGATGCAGGTGACTATCTGTGTGTCGCAAGAAACAGAATTGGAGATGATCTGATACTGATGAAAGTCAGCATCACAATGAAACCAGCCAAGATTGACCACAAACAGCAGTTCAAGAAACTGGTGCCATATGGGAAGGGTTTCAGAGTGGACTGCAAGGCCTCCGGGTCGCCCACACCGGAAATATCCTGGGGTCTGCCAGACGGGACGGTGGTGAACAACGCGATGCTGGCGGATGACAGTGGGCACAGGTCTCGCAGGTACGTCCTCTTCAACAATGGGACTCTGTACCTCAACAAAGCTGGAGTGACAGAAGGAGGAGATTACACGTGCTATGCCCAGAACACTCTGGGGAGGGACGAGATGAAGATCCACGTCACGGTCATCGTGGCAGCCCCTCAAATAAAGCACAATTACAAGACATACATTACAGTGACAGCTGgagacacagcactgctggactGTGAAGCTGCTGGAGAACCCAGGGCACAGATATTCTGGTTGCTGCCTTCCAGTGAGATGATCTCCTCGTCCACAGACAGGCACTCCCTGCACGCCAACGGCTCTCTCTCCATCAGCCACGCCAGCCTGCTGGATGCTGGGGAGTACATGTGTGTGGCTCGGAATCCTGGCGGGGATGACACCAAACTGTACAAGCTGGACGTGGCTGCTAAACCCCCCATCATAAATGGTTTATACAGGAACAAAACGATCATGAAGGTGACGGCAGTGAGGCACTCGAAGAAACACATCGACTGCCGGGCAGAAGGGACACCTCCTCCTCAGATTATGTGGATCATGCCCGATAACATTTTCCTAACAGCCCCATATTATGGGAGCAGGATTGTGGTGCACAAAAACGGGACACTTGAGATTCGGAACATCAGGCCCTCAGACACAGCGGATTTTATCTGTGTGGCACGTAACGACGGGGGAGAAACTGTGCTGGTGGTGCAGCTGGAAGTCACAGAAATGCTGCGGCGACCAGTGTTCAAAAATCCTTTCAACgaaaaaataatagtaaaaccTGGGAAAACTATCACACTGAACTGTTCTGTGGATGGAAACCCTCCCCCAGATATAAGCTGGATGCTGCCCAACGGCACGTGGTTTTCCAGCAGCATCAGGACATCCCAGTTTTTCACAGGAAGCAATGGGACCCTGACCATCAACAATCCTGAAAGACACCAAGCCGGGCGCTACCGCTGTGCTGCCCGGAACAAGGTTGGCTATATTGAAAAGCTCATGGTCCTGGAGGTTGCCCAGAAGCCCAATATCCTCAcccgccctgcagggctggtgaAGGGTGTCAGTGGGGAGCCTTTGTCGCTTCACTGCCTGGCTGAGGGGAGCCCCAAGCCCAGGATGGTGTGGACGCTGCCAGGGGGACGTGTGCTGGACCGGCCGCAGGTCAGCGGGAGGTACCTGCTGCTGGAGAATGGCACCTTGGTCATTGGGGCAGCCTCGGCCCACGACGCCGGGAATTACGTGTGCAGGGCCCACAACGATGCCGGGGACTCCTCCCTCAGCATTCCTGTCACGGTCACAGCCTACGCCCCGCGGATCGTGGGCAGACCCCCCCCAGCCATCCACACCATGCCAGGGGCAGCAGTCCAGCTCCACTGTGTAGTGCTGGGGAtaccaaaaccagaaattacCTGGGAATTACCTGACCGCTCCACACTCTCCACAGCTCGCCAGGGCTGGGGATCTGGGGGCGAGCTGCTTCACCCCACGGGcactctgctcctgcagaaTCCCCGACCCTCCAATTCCGGCACGTACAAGTGCACAGCGAGGAACGCCCTTGGCACTGACACTGCAGTAACGTATATCCACGTCATCTGA